A window of Paenibacillus sp. 19GGS1-52 contains these coding sequences:
- a CDS encoding cold-shock protein, whose amino-acid sequence MQTGTVKWFNADKGFGFIEVEGGSDVFVHFSAITGDGFKSLDEGQRVEFNVTQGARGPQAENVVKL is encoded by the coding sequence ATGCAAACAGGAACAGTGAAATGGTTTAACGCAGACAAAGGATTTGGCTTTATCGAGGTTGAAGGTGGAAGTGACGTATTCGTACATTTCTCCGCAATCACTGGCGACGGCTTCAAATCTTTGGACGAAGGCCAACGTGTTGAGTTCAACGTAACTCAAGGCGCTCGTGGACCACAGGCAGAAAACGTAGTAAAACTGTAA
- a CDS encoding MBL fold metallo-hydrolase — protein MMSLIIILASIVVLIAAAYTMMTFYPSFGGQASKKDKALIKQSAHYNHGKFINLLPEDTINSLGSNMSILKDFIKGNPRAKPTMPLLPKSMLPAAIQHNKETKVTWFGHSAVLLEINGVTLFLDPMLGRSPSPFPFIGGKRFSKQLPIEISDLPLVDIILLSHDHYDHLDYGSIKQLMHKASMFIVPIGVGAHLERWGVPREKIQEHDWWDEFQYAGLTFASTPARHFSGRSLLDRNSTLWCSWVIQGENTKVFFSGDSGYGPHFKEIGNKYGPFDLTLMECGQYDKRWSSIHMMPEQTIQAHLDVQGKLMIPIHWAAFTLSMHDWNDPVERAWKAAKERGALLATPRIGETVYLGSMEYPSSIWWR, from the coding sequence ATGATGAGCTTAATCATCATTTTGGCATCCATCGTGGTCTTAATAGCTGCTGCATATACCATGATGACTTTTTACCCTTCATTTGGGGGTCAGGCATCCAAGAAGGATAAAGCGCTCATTAAGCAATCTGCTCATTATAACCATGGTAAGTTTATCAATCTGCTCCCGGAGGATACCATCAATAGCCTAGGCAGCAATATGTCCATCTTGAAGGACTTTATCAAAGGCAATCCGCGCGCTAAGCCTACTATGCCCTTGCTGCCAAAGTCCATGCTTCCTGCAGCTATCCAGCATAATAAGGAAACCAAGGTAACCTGGTTCGGGCATTCAGCTGTATTGCTGGAGATCAATGGAGTTACATTATTTCTTGATCCCATGCTGGGCCGCTCCCCGTCCCCGTTCCCCTTTATTGGAGGAAAACGTTTCAGCAAGCAATTGCCGATTGAAATCTCGGATCTTCCATTAGTTGATATCATACTGCTGTCTCATGATCACTATGACCATCTGGACTATGGTTCAATTAAGCAACTGATGCATAAAGCTTCTATGTTTATCGTACCGATTGGTGTAGGTGCCCATCTGGAGCGTTGGGGAGTACCGCGCGAGAAGATTCAGGAGCATGATTGGTGGGATGAGTTTCAGTATGCTGGGCTGACTTTTGCCAGCACGCCAGCCCGGCATTTTTCCGGAAGAAGTCTTCTAGACCGTAATTCGACGCTCTGGTGTTCCTGGGTGATTCAAGGAGAGAATACTAAGGTGTTCTTTAGCGGGGATAGTGGTTACGGCCCACACTTCAAGGAGATCGGCAATAAATATGGACCTTTTGATCTGACATTAATGGAGTGTGGCCAATATGATAAGCGTTGGTCTTCTATCCACATGATGCCAGAGCAGACGATTCAAGCGCATTTGGATGTGCAGGGCAAGCTGATGATTCCGATCCATTGGGCGGCCTTTACGCTCTCTATGCATGATTGGAACGATCCAGTGGAGCGTGCCTGGAAGGCTGCGAAGGAACGGGGAGCTTTATTGGCGACGCCTAGGATCGGTGAGACTGTCTATCTAGGTTCAATGGAATATCCCTCCTCAATATGGTGGCGATAA
- a CDS encoding cold-shock protein, whose translation MYFRKKALEDLPQEDTAIWSCTKDDCTGWMRDNFAFQYIPTCWQCNSPMTRSMKILPMLVNTNFEMKAIKKGITIK comes from the coding sequence ATGTATTTTCGTAAAAAAGCGCTAGAGGATCTTCCGCAAGAGGACACAGCGATTTGGTCCTGCACAAAGGATGATTGCACAGGTTGGATGCGCGATAATTTTGCGTTCCAATATATTCCTACCTGCTGGCAATGTAACTCTCCTATGACTAGAAGTATGAAGATACTGCCTATGCTTGTGAATACGAATTTTGAAATGAAGGCTATTAAGAAGGGTATTACGATTAAGTAA
- a CDS encoding MATE family efflux transporter, whose protein sequence is MEENKLQEFNLLKLTWPIFLELFLFMLMGSVDTFMISSVSDDAVAGVGAANQIIVIAILILSVIGNGAAIVVSQYLGSKKPQEAAQVTGNAITLNLLVGIILSTFLLSFGGNLLTAMNVKGDILVHAKAYINIVGGGIFLQALINALATTIRTHGFTKQTMVVSLLMNVIHVVGNYTLIFGHFGFPALGVQGAAISTITSRFICLILFFLLLYRILEVRVKWSYYIHLTRKYVLQILKIGIPSAFESITYQSCQLVFTLYITYLGAEAMATRQYALNISSYIFLFSVAVSMGTSIIVGHLVGARRPQEAYTRVFSSVKWALLVTVIMDAIVIFFRVPLFGLFTDNDSIIKLGSQVILLSFFLETGRTCNLVIINSLRASGDAKFPVYMGLISMVCMSLPLGYVLVFQLHLGLAGVWIATAFDEWVRAVIMFFRWKSRAWEKHGLIQHETVEPGGPPAATVN, encoded by the coding sequence ATGGAGGAAAACAAACTTCAGGAGTTTAATCTATTAAAACTGACCTGGCCGATTTTTCTGGAGCTGTTCCTGTTTATGCTCATGGGCAGCGTAGATACATTTATGATCAGTTCCGTGTCTGACGATGCCGTAGCTGGTGTAGGTGCGGCGAATCAGATTATTGTCATAGCCATTCTGATACTCAGTGTAATCGGAAACGGAGCAGCCATTGTTGTCTCCCAATATCTCGGCTCGAAAAAACCACAGGAAGCTGCACAGGTGACCGGCAATGCCATTACCTTAAATCTGTTGGTTGGTATTATTCTAAGTACATTTTTATTGTCATTCGGGGGCAATCTGCTGACCGCCATGAATGTAAAAGGTGATATTCTCGTCCATGCCAAAGCGTACATAAATATCGTCGGGGGTGGTATTTTTCTTCAGGCCTTGATTAATGCCTTGGCTACCACCATCCGTACTCATGGCTTCACTAAACAGACTATGGTAGTTTCCCTGCTGATGAACGTCATTCATGTGGTCGGGAATTACACCTTAATCTTTGGCCATTTCGGCTTTCCAGCACTCGGTGTGCAAGGTGCGGCCATCTCTACGATTACCAGCCGCTTCATCTGCTTGATCTTATTTTTCCTGCTGCTCTACAGAATTCTGGAGGTGCGGGTGAAGTGGAGCTATTACATTCATCTTACCCGAAAATATGTACTGCAAATTCTCAAGATTGGCATCCCATCCGCTTTTGAATCGATAACCTACCAGTCCTGCCAGCTAGTATTTACGCTATATATTACGTATTTAGGCGCTGAAGCGATGGCTACACGCCAATATGCGCTCAACATCTCCAGTTATATCTTTCTGTTCAGTGTAGCCGTTTCGATGGGAACCTCCATTATCGTCGGTCATCTGGTTGGAGCAAGGCGGCCACAGGAAGCTTATACACGTGTGTTCTCCAGTGTGAAGTGGGCGTTACTGGTCACGGTGATCATGGATGCAATAGTAATCTTCTTCCGGGTACCGTTGTTCGGCCTCTTCACTGATAACGATAGTATTATCAAGTTGGGCTCTCAGGTCATTCTGCTCAGCTTTTTCCTCGAAACCGGCCGGACCTGCAATCTGGTCATCATCAACTCTTTGCGCGCTTCCGGAGATGCCAAGTTCCCTGTCTATATGGGTCTGATCTCCATGGTCTGCATGAGCTTGCCACTTGGCTATGTACTGGTATTCCAGCTTCACCTTGGCCTTGCCGGAGTATGGATCGCCACTGCGTTTGATGAATGGGTAAGAGCTGTCATTATGTTCTTCCGCTGGAAGAGCCGAGCTTGGGAGAAACACGGGCTTATTCAACACGAGACTGTAGAGCCAGGTGGTCCTCCAGCTGCAACTGTAAATTAG
- a CDS encoding extracellular solute-binding protein, translated as MSKNKLTKGLVLSFVLALVLSGCGGGANNNAAGDSTAPAANDAAKKVTINMMHLWPAGISAQQNKLVSQILDDYQKENPNVTIKTEVLENEQYKNKLKILSASNELPDVGITWAAGFMEPYVQGGLFAPLDDILNGPELKDKFVSGTTEGFQIDGKTYGLPIELSITPIYYNKEIFKKYNLEVPTTYEQFKQVVKTLTDNDVAPIALGNKDRWTGSLWYMYLADRIAGTDTLKKATDGTGTFEDPGLIRAAAEVQSLVDMNAFNKGFNGLSNDEGKSEFMNEKAAMYLTGSWELANFTTNPDIPQEFKDKVGFFKFPTVDGGKGNINSWVGGPGVALFVAENSKVKEEAKAFVEYFVSKWGEDAVTTAGIIPATKVDTTKAGLPQMYVDILNELNNASSITLFADVQMKPNAAQVHLDMIQALFGKAVTPEQFVAKQKEAVEKEN; from the coding sequence ATGTCTAAGAACAAATTGACTAAGGGTTTGGTCCTGTCTTTTGTCCTAGCGCTTGTTCTGTCCGGATGTGGCGGTGGAGCGAATAATAATGCAGCAGGAGATTCAACAGCTCCAGCAGCAAATGATGCAGCGAAGAAAGTAACCATTAATATGATGCACTTATGGCCGGCGGGAATTTCGGCTCAACAGAATAAATTGGTCAGCCAGATTCTGGATGATTACCAAAAAGAAAATCCTAACGTAACCATTAAGACAGAAGTTCTGGAGAATGAGCAATATAAAAATAAACTTAAAATATTGTCTGCTTCCAACGAGCTCCCCGATGTAGGGATCACTTGGGCAGCGGGATTCATGGAGCCTTATGTACAAGGCGGACTATTCGCACCACTCGATGATATTCTGAATGGTCCGGAGCTTAAAGATAAATTTGTTTCTGGTACTACAGAAGGCTTCCAAATTGACGGTAAAACTTATGGGTTGCCGATTGAGCTGAGCATCACCCCAATTTACTATAACAAAGAGATCTTCAAAAAATACAATCTGGAAGTACCCACAACGTATGAACAATTTAAGCAAGTTGTGAAAACGTTAACAGATAATGACGTAGCACCTATCGCACTTGGTAATAAAGATCGTTGGACAGGTTCCCTGTGGTATATGTATCTGGCTGACCGGATCGCCGGCACCGATACACTGAAGAAAGCTACTGACGGAACGGGCACGTTTGAAGATCCAGGCTTGATTCGGGCGGCGGCTGAAGTACAGAGTCTGGTAGACATGAACGCTTTCAACAAGGGCTTTAATGGTCTGTCCAATGATGAAGGCAAATCCGAATTCATGAATGAGAAAGCGGCAATGTACTTAACGGGTTCGTGGGAGCTCGCCAATTTCACTACCAATCCAGATATCCCGCAAGAATTTAAAGACAAGGTTGGCTTCTTCAAATTCCCTACAGTGGATGGCGGTAAAGGAAATATTAACAGCTGGGTTGGTGGTCCTGGGGTTGCCTTGTTCGTAGCTGAGAATTCCAAAGTAAAAGAAGAAGCAAAAGCTTTCGTAGAATACTTTGTATCCAAATGGGGCGAAGATGCGGTAACAACAGCAGGCATAATTCCAGCTACTAAAGTGGACACAACAAAAGCTGGTTTACCACAAATGTATGTAGATATTCTCAACGAGCTGAATAACGCTAGCAGCATTACCCTGTTTGCAGACGTACAAATGAAACCGAATGCTGCTCAGGTCCATCTGGATATGATTCAGGCGCTATTCGGCAAAGCGGTAACGCCGGAACAATTCGTAGCTAAACAAAAGGAAGCTGTAGAAAAAGAAAACTGA
- the gdhA gene encoding NADP-specific glutamate dehydrogenase: protein MSFMSSVPTLKPDKDSSEAQRYIENTYLEVVARNPQETEFHQAVKEFLETLLPILATEPKYQKHSILERLVEPERMISFRVPWTDDVGKIRVNRGYRVQFSSAIGPYKGGLRFHPSVNASIIKFLGFEQIFKNALTGQHIGGGKGGSDFDPKGKSDGEIMRFAQSFMTELQRYIGSEQDVPAGDIGVGAREIGYLFGQYKRIRGGYPAGVLTGKGIVYGGSEARTEATGYGAVYFVNEMLKTKGIEIKGSRVIVSGSGNVAIYAMQKAEQLGAKVVACSDSDGYLHDEDGIHIDTVRRIKEVERKRISEYVLEHPGAVYTAGSPQIWTIPCDIALPCATQNEINEELAKLLITNGVKAVGEGANMPSTLGAIALFQQAEVLFAPAKATNAGGVAVSALEMAQNSMRQSWTFEEVDAKLHEIMRNIYRQAVEAAEAYGQPGNLLVGANIAGFIKVAEAMLAEGVI from the coding sequence ATGAGTTTCATGAGTTCTGTCCCTACCCTGAAACCAGACAAAGACAGCAGCGAGGCCCAGCGTTACATTGAAAATACATATTTAGAGGTTGTTGCGCGCAATCCACAGGAAACTGAGTTCCATCAGGCTGTAAAAGAATTTTTGGAAACCTTGCTCCCTATTCTTGCCACAGAGCCGAAATATCAGAAGCATTCCATTCTGGAGCGGCTGGTCGAACCGGAAAGAATGATTTCCTTTCGCGTTCCTTGGACGGATGATGTCGGCAAGATAAGAGTTAATCGTGGTTATCGTGTGCAGTTCAGCAGTGCGATTGGGCCTTACAAAGGTGGACTTCGCTTTCATCCATCCGTTAATGCCAGTATTATTAAATTCCTCGGCTTCGAACAAATATTTAAGAACGCTCTGACCGGCCAGCACATTGGTGGGGGCAAGGGAGGTTCAGACTTTGATCCAAAGGGCAAATCGGATGGGGAAATCATGCGATTTGCCCAAAGCTTCATGACCGAGTTGCAGCGCTACATCGGGTCGGAGCAAGATGTGCCTGCAGGTGATATTGGCGTAGGGGCCCGTGAGATCGGGTACTTGTTCGGACAATACAAACGAATCCGCGGAGGCTACCCTGCTGGTGTATTAACCGGTAAGGGCATTGTATATGGGGGTAGTGAGGCACGGACAGAAGCTACCGGTTACGGTGCTGTTTATTTTGTTAACGAAATGCTGAAGACCAAGGGAATAGAGATTAAAGGTAGCCGAGTGATTGTATCGGGCTCTGGTAATGTGGCCATTTATGCCATGCAGAAGGCAGAACAGCTAGGAGCAAAAGTAGTGGCCTGCAGCGATTCTGACGGCTATCTCCATGATGAGGATGGTATTCATATTGATACAGTTCGGCGGATTAAGGAAGTGGAACGAAAGAGAATTAGCGAATATGTACTAGAACATCCTGGAGCTGTCTATACTGCGGGTTCCCCGCAAATCTGGACGATTCCCTGTGATATTGCGCTTCCGTGTGCTACTCAGAATGAAATTAATGAGGAGCTAGCTAAGCTCTTGATTACCAATGGTGTAAAAGCCGTTGGCGAAGGGGCCAATATGCCTTCTACTCTAGGGGCTATTGCTCTGTTCCAACAAGCGGAGGTTCTCTTCGCCCCAGCCAAAGCTACCAATGCCGGAGGCGTAGCCGTATCCGCACTGGAAATGGCCCAGAACAGCATGCGGCAATCCTGGACCTTCGAGGAAGTCGATGCCAAATTGCATGAAATCATGCGCAATATTTATCGCCAAGCAGTCGAAGCGGCTGAGGCCTACGGACAACCTGGCAATCTTCTCGTCGGCGCTAACATTGCCGGATTCATCAAGGTAGCCGAGGCCATGCTCGCCGAGGGTGTTATTTAA
- a CDS encoding DUF2339 domain-containing protein: MEPFKDRLRYMKIQQDNLVKEYQALIAEYESHDLVNENDFLKKQYEEHKLALADLRREVEQLRKENSELRTTLTEQILDEKLNILRISRQKLQTYFAMNGLAYTDRLTAFEQEAKYRIKRLQTTVTRQLSDDKAEFAGRLGAINAELDEVILLRRQQQKEAEKGLLSGIDSRLNEFATEEVTEEVMQRRRKQNQIEMKIGLGWINRLGILLLLLAVGAAFRYSYSTWFNGYMKGSAFFLLGALMLGGGEWLFRKGRETFALGLLGGGISVLYGSIFYSYFLLDIISIYVGLSLSVLVTLTAVLLSLRYESRTICSLGLVGGYLPLYSYIFAFGLTGNAVYVAMGYLFVLNIFILLISFRKRWSIVNYISFLFNTPSMLVLISLSDNHALNMSYAVLTFGMYLGITLWYPFKYRSKLSWWDFSLLGCNTLISCLTLYSLFVDAGLEEYKGALALLFCLMYLGLGRLLEKLMPQEKQSMLLFYATSLTFAVLMIPFQLGTAWWSIGWLIEAVVLVVYGNLGRFKGLERAGWGILLLCLGVFFGMNVPLQAAGGNSFLYYNDSYFPLKYSFITAGMLIVAVLYAVQHSRKDCLLYSGPLEIQLAVWFKYAALLNFWTFILYESGQLYDWAVPQDFSHIVFYNWLMYALVSILLAYVLPKVKVLFDTVVRYFAMFLYGIGYIICLAITAGLPSLQGDFSRNTGADYIALGILLVFNIFVWFSGRDLLITVINRQYKSIELYPVIMGVYLLGIITAFLGVQLQLNDAGLIFSLAYLLLAVLFIMYGFGKRYVYIRRFGLGLTLLATGKLLLYDLGLLSTGSKIIAYASFGLCLLGISYLYQRVSNRMEEANAAGPNDTKG; this comes from the coding sequence ATGGAGCCATTCAAGGATCGGCTGAGGTATATGAAAATACAGCAGGATAATCTTGTTAAGGAGTACCAGGCTTTAATTGCTGAATATGAAAGCCATGATTTAGTGAATGAAAATGACTTTTTGAAGAAGCAATATGAGGAACATAAGCTGGCTCTTGCGGATTTAAGGCGAGAGGTAGAGCAACTTCGGAAAGAGAACTCAGAGCTAAGGACCACTCTGACGGAACAGATTCTAGACGAGAAGCTTAATATTCTGAGAATATCCCGCCAAAAGCTGCAGACCTATTTTGCCATGAATGGACTAGCCTATACGGATCGGTTGACGGCCTTTGAGCAGGAAGCGAAATACCGTATTAAGCGTCTGCAGACTACAGTTACTCGTCAGTTGAGTGATGATAAAGCGGAATTTGCCGGACGCCTTGGGGCAATTAATGCTGAATTAGATGAGGTTATCCTACTGCGCCGTCAGCAGCAAAAGGAAGCGGAGAAAGGCTTGTTGTCTGGGATAGACAGCCGCTTGAATGAATTCGCCACAGAGGAAGTCACTGAAGAGGTCATGCAGCGTAGACGAAAGCAGAACCAGATTGAGATGAAGATTGGCCTGGGCTGGATTAACCGGCTAGGTATTCTGCTTCTGCTCCTGGCCGTAGGTGCGGCATTCCGATATAGCTACTCCACTTGGTTCAATGGGTATATGAAGGGCAGTGCCTTTTTCCTGCTAGGAGCACTTATGCTGGGTGGTGGAGAGTGGCTATTCCGTAAGGGGAGAGAGACCTTTGCTTTAGGCTTGCTCGGCGGAGGGATTTCCGTGCTGTATGGTTCAATCTTCTACAGCTACTTTTTGCTGGATATCATCAGTATTTATGTCGGCCTGTCGTTATCTGTACTCGTTACACTTACGGCGGTACTGCTGTCGCTAAGATACGAGTCGCGGACGATCTGTTCACTCGGTCTTGTTGGCGGTTACTTGCCGTTATATTCTTACATATTCGCCTTTGGACTTACAGGTAATGCTGTTTATGTGGCAATGGGTTACTTATTTGTGCTGAATATTTTTATTCTGCTGATTTCCTTCCGGAAGCGCTGGAGCATCGTCAACTATATCAGCTTCCTGTTCAATACACCTTCGATGCTGGTGCTGATCTCCTTGTCCGATAATCACGCGCTCAACATGTCATATGCTGTTCTTACCTTTGGAATGTATCTCGGAATAACACTCTGGTATCCGTTTAAATACCGCTCAAAGCTGTCTTGGTGGGATTTTTCATTACTGGGTTGTAACACGTTAATCAGCTGTCTTACCTTGTACAGTTTATTCGTTGATGCAGGTTTGGAAGAGTACAAAGGGGCGCTTGCACTGCTCTTCTGTCTGATGTATCTGGGATTGGGACGGCTGCTTGAGAAGCTAATGCCGCAGGAGAAGCAGAGTATGCTGTTGTTCTATGCGACCTCGTTGACCTTTGCAGTTCTGATGATTCCATTCCAGCTTGGAACAGCATGGTGGTCCATCGGCTGGCTGATAGAGGCAGTGGTTCTAGTTGTTTATGGAAATCTCGGACGATTCAAAGGATTGGAACGGGCAGGTTGGGGGATCCTGCTGCTTTGTCTAGGGGTATTCTTTGGAATGAATGTGCCGCTGCAGGCAGCAGGAGGCAACAGCTTCCTGTATTACAATGATTCGTACTTTCCCTTGAAATATAGCTTCATTACAGCTGGAATGCTTATCGTAGCTGTATTATATGCAGTCCAACACAGTCGGAAAGATTGCCTGCTCTATAGTGGACCACTGGAGATTCAGTTGGCAGTTTGGTTCAAATATGCGGCACTGTTAAATTTCTGGACCTTTATTCTGTATGAATCGGGGCAACTGTACGATTGGGCGGTACCTCAGGATTTCTCTCATATCGTGTTCTATAATTGGCTTATGTACGCACTGGTATCAATACTTCTCGCTTATGTACTCCCCAAGGTGAAGGTACTATTTGACACAGTTGTTAGATATTTTGCGATGTTTCTGTATGGTATCGGCTACATCATTTGTCTCGCAATTACCGCTGGGTTGCCAAGTCTGCAAGGCGACTTCTCCCGGAATACAGGGGCTGATTATATTGCACTAGGTATACTGCTTGTCTTCAATATCTTTGTTTGGTTTAGCGGTCGAGATCTGCTGATCACCGTCATCAACCGGCAATACAAGAGCATTGAGCTGTATCCTGTTATTATGGGTGTCTATCTGCTGGGAATCATTACAGCTTTCCTGGGTGTTCAGCTGCAGCTGAACGATGCGGGCTTAATCTTCAGTCTCGCCTATCTGCTGCTGGCAGTGCTATTTATTATGTATGGCTTCGGCAAACGGTATGTATATATTCGACGCTTCGGCCTTGGTCTGACTCTGCTGGCAACAGGCAAGCTACTGCTCTATGATTTAGGTCTACTGAGTACAGGTAGCAAAATTATCGCATATGCCAGCTTCGGATTATGCCTATTGGGTATTTCATATTTGTATCAAAGGGTATCTAACAGAATGGAGGAGGCCAATGCAGCGGGGCCGAATGATACTAAAGGTTAA
- a CDS encoding HAD family hydrolase, with protein MYQTYIFDLYGTLIDIQTDEEHPEVWERLALHFSYQGLRITGVELMALFLQERDSQLAEAAKTCQFPDFVMEKVFLSVARQLGGEPALPWLHETVRWLRTLSMQHISLYDGVVEILRTLRSRGKKVFLLSNGQKTFIEAELTMLGILHLFDGIAISSVAGISKPDPLFYQYLASTYGADLSSALMIGNDPRTDIEGASAIGMDSCYIQTASSPSNIPVNSTVQIWDGDLRKIPGWNQ; from the coding sequence ATGTACCAGACCTATATTTTTGATCTGTACGGCACGCTCATTGATATTCAGACCGATGAAGAACACCCTGAAGTGTGGGAACGGTTGGCCCTTCATTTCAGTTATCAGGGGCTGCGCATCACTGGAGTGGAGCTTATGGCGCTTTTTCTGCAGGAAAGAGACAGCCAGCTCGCTGAAGCTGCTAAGACATGCCAATTCCCTGATTTCGTAATGGAGAAGGTCTTCTTGTCTGTGGCTCGGCAACTGGGAGGAGAACCAGCACTACCTTGGCTGCATGAAACCGTAAGGTGGCTACGAACATTATCTATGCAACATATCTCTCTGTATGACGGTGTTGTTGAGATTCTAAGAACACTAAGATCGCGCGGCAAAAAAGTATTCCTGCTCTCCAATGGTCAGAAGACCTTTATCGAGGCGGAGTTAACAATGCTGGGTATTTTGCATTTATTTGATGGCATTGCAATCTCATCAGTGGCTGGCATTAGCAAGCCTGATCCGCTCTTCTACCAATATCTAGCCAGTACTTATGGAGCAGATCTAAGCTCCGCGCTTATGATCGGCAATGATCCACGCACTGATATTGAAGGTGCTAGCGCGATTGGAATGGACTCCTGTTACATTCAGACGGCTTCCTCGCCCTCCAACATCCCGGTGAATAGTACTGTGCAAATATGGGATGGCGATTTGCGGAAGATTCCCGGTTGGAACCAATAG
- a CDS encoding DUF3999 domain-containing protein — protein sequence MQRGRMILKVNLLALFCMIALLLPEQNIAVAATIDGSSQWRFAKPIELAGKAPYHAVYLDKEVYRMAANDLKDLRIVDRNGKFIPFYKDSGITATEAQTLTYSSVLIHTTKKGLNTSFDYKIIPIREEADIQANKLVFTLPDEAFLKHVQVFGSYDGNVWDLLTKGDLYSANGEEQNSIELGTVYKFSYYRLVVTNNSENLNFSTLLLLHNSTELKTTDYKRLRTPAYEIKEVGDQTQILVHNSDRLKVSKIMLNITGNFTRKYELLDNSGRKIETQGDGTLYRLDFQDAQITGTVIVPSTTVAAPSFTIVINNHDDAPLPISGLSTEYLIDKVVFAEEGAGPYKLLYGNPEASIPQYDIVNFKTHIEGEGMVLAKLGAESIVTEASVDSSSQLGWFQSRIWFNGVIIAVSLLLIIMLIRKMNRT from the coding sequence ATGCAGCGGGGCCGAATGATACTAAAGGTTAATCTGTTGGCGTTGTTCTGCATGATCGCTTTGCTCCTTCCTGAACAAAACATTGCTGTCGCCGCTACGATTGATGGCAGTTCCCAGTGGAGGTTCGCGAAACCCATTGAGCTTGCAGGGAAAGCTCCCTATCATGCGGTATATTTGGATAAAGAGGTCTATAGGATGGCTGCCAATGATTTAAAGGACCTGCGTATTGTGGATAGAAACGGGAAATTTATCCCTTTTTATAAGGATAGTGGTATCACGGCTACGGAGGCGCAGACCCTTACGTATTCCTCTGTGTTGATCCATACCACCAAGAAGGGGTTGAATACATCCTTTGACTACAAGATTATCCCGATTCGGGAGGAGGCTGACATTCAGGCGAATAAGCTGGTATTCACGCTTCCAGATGAAGCATTTCTGAAGCATGTGCAGGTGTTTGGAAGCTATGACGGCAACGTATGGGATTTACTAACTAAGGGGGATTTATATTCTGCCAACGGGGAAGAGCAGAACAGTATCGAACTGGGCACAGTTTATAAATTCAGTTATTACCGTCTAGTAGTAACGAATAACAGTGAGAATCTTAACTTCAGCACATTGCTGCTGCTTCATAATAGTACAGAACTGAAGACAACAGACTATAAACGGCTGCGAACCCCTGCCTATGAGATTAAGGAGGTGGGAGATCAGACGCAGATCCTTGTTCATAACAGCGACCGCTTGAAGGTCTCCAAGATAATGCTGAATATTACAGGCAATTTTACCCGTAAGTATGAGTTGCTTGATAATAGTGGGCGGAAAATCGAAACACAAGGAGATGGAACGCTCTATCGGCTGGATTTCCAGGATGCTCAGATTACAGGCACAGTTATTGTGCCTTCCACAACGGTTGCTGCTCCTTCCTTTACAATTGTGATTAATAATCATGATGATGCTCCTCTTCCTATTTCCGGGTTATCAACGGAATATTTGATCGACAAGGTTGTGTTTGCAGAAGAGGGAGCGGGGCCTTACAAGCTGCTCTATGGCAACCCTGAAGCTTCTATACCACAATATGACATTGTTAATTTCAAAACCCATATTGAAGGTGAAGGTATGGTGCTTGCCAAGCTAGGCGCGGAAAGTATTGTAACTGAAGCTAGCGTGGATTCTTCTTCACAGCTTGGCTGGTTTCAGAGTCGAATTTGGTTTAATGGTGTAATAATCGCAGTATCTTTGCTGCTCATTATTATGCTGATACGGAAGATGAATCGGACGTAG